gatgtcacacaataactaaatgtgtggtgtatgtgaagctcacattcacagacgagtgtaatgtcgtggTACCACATGGATAACCACGCATACACCTGTGTCAGGTGTCTTGGTCTCCACCTACACCTGTGTCAGGTGTCTTGGTCTCTACCTACACCTGTGTCAGGTGTCTTGGTCTCCACCTACACCTGTGTCAGGTGTCTTGGTCTCCACCTACAGCTGTGTCAGGTGTCTTGGTCTCCACCTACAGCTGTGTCAGGTGTCTTGGTCTCCACCTACAGCTGTGTCAGGTGTCTTGGTCTCCACCTACAGCTGTGTCAGGTGTCTTGGTCTTCACCTACACCCGTGTCAGGTGTCTTGGTCTCCACCTACACCTGTGTCAGGTGTCTTGGTCTCCACCTACACCCGTGTCAGGTGTCTTGGTCTCCACCTACACCTGTGTCAGGTGTCTTGGTCTCCACCTACACCTGTGTCAGGTGTCTTGGTCTCCACCTACACCTGTGTCAGGTgtggagaaggtgagaactgtagtTGACTACTCAGATCAACATACAGAAAGACACTTAATAAAgaaacaagatcttgtacttacaggtaggtTACCTCTCACCACTTACTCACGCTCATTCACGCAAGACTCCTCGTATGGTCTGACACTTGATCTCACTCGTTACGACGTGAGAACACTATAGGGTGACAGACTTTCCCAACACGACTGTACTTGACTCAGCGGGGTACTGGCAGGAGGCGGGCtgtctctctacactgaccgcaggtggtactggcaggaggcgggctgtctctctacactgaccgcaggtggtactggcaggaggcgggctgtctctctacactgaccgcaggtggtactggcaggaggcgggctgtctctctacactgaccgcaggtggtactggcaggaggcgggctgtctctctacactgaccgccggtggtactggcaggaggcgggctgtctctctacactgaccgcaggtggtactggcaggaggcgggctgtctctctacactgaccgcaggtggtactggcaggaggcgggctgtctctctacactgaccgcaggtggtactggcaggaggcgggctgtctctctacactgaccgcaggtggtactggcaggaggcgggctgtctctctacactgaccgcaggtggtactggcaggaggcgggctgtctctctacactgaccgcaggtggtactggcaggaggcgggctgtctccctacactgaccgcaggtggaactggcaggaggcgggctgtctctctacactgaccgcaggtggtactggcaggaggcgggctgtctctctacactgaccgcaggtggtactggcaggaggcgggctgtctctctacactgaccgcaggtggtactggcaggaggcgggctgtctctctacactgaccgcaggtggtactggcaggaggcgggctgtctctctacactgaccgcaggtggtactggcaggaggcgggctgtctctctacactgaccgcaggtggtactggcaggaggcgggctgtctctctacactgaccgcaggtggtactggcaggaggcgggctgtctctctacactgaccgcaggtggtactggcaggaggcgggctgtctctctacactgaccgcaggtggtactggcaggaggcgggctgtctctctacactgaccgcaggtggtactggcaggaggcgggctgtcctctctacactgaccgcaggtggtactggcaggaggcgggctgtctctctacactgaccgcaggTGGAAACTGGCAGGAGGCGGGCtgtctctctacactgaccgcaggtggtactggcaggaggcgggctgtctctctacactgaccgcaggtggtactggcaggaggcgggctgtctctctacactgaccgcaggtggtactggcaggaggcgggctgtctctctacactgaccgcaggtggtactggcaggaggcgggctgtctctctacactgaccgcaggtggtactggcaggaggcgggctgtctctctacactgaccgcaggtggtactggcaggaggcgggctgtctctctacactgaccgcaggtggtactggcaggaggcgggctgtctctctacactgaccgcaggtggtactggcaggaggcgggctgtctctctacactgaccgcaggtggtactggcaggaggcgggctgtctctctacactgaccgcaggtggtactggcacgaggcgggctgtctctctacactgaccgcaggtggaactggcaggaggcgggctgtctctctacactgaccgcaggtggtattggcaggaggcgggctgtctctctacactgaccgcaggtggtactggcaggaagcgggctgtctctctacactgaccgcaggtggtactggcaggaggcgggctgtctctctacactgaccgcaggtggtactggcaggaggcgggctgtctctctacactgaccggaggtggtactggcaggaggcgggctgtctctctacactaaccgcaggtggtactggcaggaggcgggctgtctctctacactgaccgcaggtggtactggcaggaggcgggctgtctctctacactgaccgcaggtggtactggcaggaggcgggctgtctctctacactgacctcaggtggtactggcaggaggcgggctgtctctctacactgaccgcaggtggtactggcaggaggcgggctgtctctctacactgaccgcaggtggtactggcaggaggcgggctgtctctctacactgaccgcaggtggtactggcaggaggcgggctgtctctctacactgaccgcaggtggtactggcaggaggcgggctgtctctctacactgaccgcaggtggtactggcaggaggcgggctgtctctctacactgaccgcaggtggtactggcaggaggcgggctgtctctctacactgaccgcaggtggtactggcaggaggcgggctgtctctctacactgaccgcaggtggtactggcaggaggcgggctgtctctctacactgaccgcaggtggtactggcaggaggcgggctgtctctctacactgaccgcaggtggtactggcaggaggcgggctgtctctctacactgaccgcaggtggtactggcaggaggcgggctgtctctctacactgaccgcaggtggtactggcaggaggcgggctgtctctctacactgaccgcaggtggtactggcaggaggcgggctgtctctctacactgaccgcaggtggtactggcaggaggcgggctgtctctctacactgaccgcaggtggtactggcaggaggcgggctgtctctctacactgaccgcaggtggtactggcaggaggcgggctgtctctctacactgaccgcaggtggtactggcaggaggcgggctgtctctctacactgaccgcaggtggtactggcaggaggcgggctgtctctctacactgaccgcaggtggtactggcaggaggcgggctgtctctctacactgaccgcaggtggtactggcaggaggcgggctgtctctctacactgaccgcaggtggtactggcaggaggcgggctgtctctctacactgaccgcaggtggtactggcaggaggcgggctgtctctctacactgaccgcaggtggtactggcaggaggcgggctgtctctctacactgaccgcaggtggtactggcaggaggcgggctgtctctctacactgaccgcaggtggtactggcaggaggcgggctgtctctctacactgaccgcaggtggtactggcaggaggcgggctgtctctctacactgaccgcaggtggtactggcaggaggcgggctgtctctctacactgaccgcaggtggtactggcaggaggcgggctgtctctctacactgaccgcaggtggtactggcaggaggcgggctgtctctctacactgaccgcaggtggtactggcaggaggcgggctgtctctctacactgaccgcaggtggtactggcaggaggcgggctgtctctctacactgaccgcaggtggtactggcaggaggcgggctgtctctctacactgaccgcaggtggtactggcaggaggcgggctgtctctctacactgaccgcaggtggtactggcaggaggcgggctgtctctctacactgaccgcaggtggtactggcaggaggcgggctgtctctctacactgaccgcaggtggtactggcaggaggcgggctgtctctctacactgaccgcaggtggtactggcaggaggcgggctgtctctctacactgaccgcaggtggtactggcaggaggcgggctgtctctctacactgaccgcaggtggtactggcaggaggcgggctgtctctctacactgaccgcaggtggtactggcaggaggcgggctgtctctctacactgaccgcaggtggtactggcaggaggcgggctgtctctctacactgaccgcaggtggtactggcaggaggcgggctgtctctctacactgaccgcaggtggtactggcaggaggcgggctgtctctctacactgaccgcaggtggtactggcaggaggcgggctgtctctctacactgaccgcaggtggtactggcaggaggcgggctgtctctctacactgaccgcaggtggtactggcaggaggcgggctgtctctctacactgaccgcaggtggtactggcaggaggcgggctgtctctctacactgaccgcaggtggtactggcaggaggcgggctgtctctctacactgaccgcaggtggtactggcaggaggcgggctgtctctctacactgaccgcaggtggtactggcaggaggcgggctgtctctctacactgaccgcaggtggtactggcaggaggcgggctgtctctctacactgaccgcaggtggtactggcaggaggcgggctgtctctctacactgaccgcaggtggtactggcaggaggcgggctgtctctctacactgaccgcaggtggtactggcaggaggcgggctgtctctctacactgaccgcaggtggtactggcaggaggcgggctgtctctctacactgaccgcaggtggtactggcaggaggcgggctgtctctctacactgaccgcaggtggtactggcaggaggcgggctgtctctctacactgaccgcaggtggtactggcaggaggcgggctgtctctctacactgaccgcaggtggtactggcaggaggcgggctgtctctctacactgaccgcaggtggtactggcaggaggcgggctgtctctctacactgaccgcaggtggtactggcaggaggcgggctgtctctctacactgaccgcaggtggtactggcaggaggcgggctgtctctctacactgaccgcaggtggtactggcaggaggcgggctgtctctctacactgaccgcaggtggtactggcaggaggcgggctgtctctctacactgaccgcaggtggtactggcaggaggcgggctgtctctctacactgaccgcaggtggtactggcaggaggcgggctgtctctctacactgaccgcaggTGGTACTGGCAGGAGGCGGGCTTGTCTCTCTACACATGACCGCAGGTcggtaaaaactgcaggaggcgggctgtctctctacactgaccgcaggTGGTACTGGCAGGAGGCGGGCTGTCTTCATCTACCACTGACCGGCAGGTGGTCCTGGCAGGAGGCGGGCtgtctctctacactgaccgcaggtggtactggcaggaggcgggctgtctctctacactgaccgcaggTGGTACTGGCAGGAGGGGGCTGCTCTCTACACTGACGCAGGTGGTACTGGCAGGAGGCGGGCtgtctctctacactgaccgcaggtggtactggcaggaggcgggctgtctctctacactgaccgcaggtggtactggcaggaggcgggctgtctctctacactgaccgcaggtggtactggcaggaggcgggctgtctctctacactgaccgcaggTGTACTGGCAGAGGCGGGCtgtctctctacactgaccgcaggtgggtactggcaggaggcgggctgtctctctacactgaccgcaggTGGTAGCTGGCAGGAGGTTCTGGCTGTCTCTCACACTGACCGCAGGTGGTACTTGATGTAGACACACTTGCAGGTAATGGACATAGACGCCCCAAGATCGCACTGACGCCTCaggtttaggggggggggagaaatagcctaagctactctatccctttgagatgtatttcttatctcaataaacatacttgaagttGAACTTGACCCGTGAGGTAAGGGATGGAGCGGACGGTGACGTCACGGAGAACAGTGAGGGCTGAGCGAGCGGCGGATAGCGCGCCCTCTTGAATCGGAGTGGCGGAGGCTATGCCACTTACACCATGCAGGTGCCCGTATAAAGTCACACAGagtacttaggcggcggcactttCCTTgttcactctaagtcagagtCACTCGCAGATGTTCTCTCCCTGTGTCAACAgatgttacctgataccagtctctcATTCTGGTGATGCACAGACTTGTCACTCTCGAAGGCTTCTAAAACAATTTAGTTACAGTCGCGTTTCTAGGCGAGCGCTGGTATATTGAACAAGACGCAGAGAATAACTTGACGGTAAGGAAATAACGGTGTCTTCTATCTATTGGTTGATAGATAGAACGACACGTCAACCACGTACATAGTTCCTCACAAGAATGCaggtgcaagggggggggggtccaaggGCCTCCTTGGGCACAACTGTCAGGCCTATAAACTAACCAATTGCGTTGCAGCACAGGTGCCAGAACCAACAACATTGTCCCTTACATGATGGGTAGAAGAGCGACGTCATGACCATCCCACGACTATGTCACAGTTCCCCATCGCGACGGTTGAGTAACGGTTCCCCATCTCGACGGTTGAGTGACTGTTCCCCATCGCGACGGTTGAGTAACGGTTCCCCATCTCGACGGTTGAGTGACTGTTCCCCATCTCGACGGTTGAGTAACGGTTCCCCATCGCGACGGTTGAGTAACGGTTCCCCATCGCGACGGTTGAGTCACAGTTCCCCATCGCGACGGTTGAGTAACGGTTCCCCATCGCGACGGTTGAGTCACAGTTCCCCATCGCGACTGTTGAGTAACGGTTCCCCATCGCGACGGTTGAGTAACGGTTCCCCATCTCGACGGTTGAGTAACGGTTCCCCATCGGGACGGTTGAGTAACGGTTCCCCATCTCGACGGTTGAGTAACGGTTCCCCATCGCGACGGTTGAGTAACGGTTCCCCATCTCGACGGTTGAGTAACGGTTCCCCATCGCGACGGTTGAGTAACGGTTCCCCATCTCGACGGTTGAGTAACGGTTCCCCATCGCGACTGTTGAGTAACGGTTCCCCATCTCGACGGTTGAGTAACGGTTCCCCATCTCGACGGTTGAGTAACGGTTCCCCATCGCGACTGTTGAGTAACGGTTCCCCATCTCGACGGTTGAGTAACGGTTCCCCATCTCGACGGTTGAGTAACGGTTCCCCATCTCGACGGTTGAGTAACGGTTCCCCATCTCGACGGTTGAGTAACGGTTCCCCATCTCGACGGTTGAGTAACGGTTCCCCATCTCGACGGTTGAGTAACGGTTCCCCATCTCGACGGTTGAGTAACGGTTCCCCATCGCGACTGTTGAGTAACGGTTCCCCATCGCGACTGTTGAGTAACGGTTCCCCATCTCGACGGTTGAGTAACGGTTCCCCATCTCGACGGTTGAGTAACGGTTCCCCATCGCGACTGTTGAGTAACGGTTCCCCATCGCGACGGTTGAGTAACGGTTCCCCATCTCGACGGTTGAGTAACGGTTCCCCATCTCGACGGTTGAGTAACGGTTCCCCATCTCGACGGTTGAGTAACGGTTCCCCATCGCGACTGTTGAGTAACGGTTCCCCATCTCGACGGTTGAGTAACGGTTCCCCATCTCGACGGTTGAGTAACGGTTCCCCATCGCGACTGTTGAGTAACGGTTCCCCATCGCGACGGTTGAGTAACGGTTCCCCATCTCGACGGTTGAGTAACGGTTCCCCATCTCGACGGTTGAGTAACGGTTCCCCATCTCGACGGTTGAGTAACGGTTCCCCATCGCGACTGTTGAGTAACGGTTCCCCATCGCGACGGTTGAGTCACAGTTCCCCATCGCGACTGTTGAGTGACAGTCCTCTCTCTCCCGCCTCCGTGGAGTCCCTTCTTCCACCTCCTGGCACCGTCCAACCCGTGCACTCTCTGACTCTCCTTGGCTCTGTCATGGATGCTTAATTCCCAGTATCTAATTTCTCCCTAGGCCTACGGCGGCCTCCGCATGATCTATATATTCCTGGACACGCGGGCATTCCCAGGACACCCGACATGGCCATGTTCCATCCATGGGTAAGAGATAGGCcttgtgcactgtgcactgcttaGTGCACTGcttggtgcactgtgcactgcttggtgcactgtgcactgcttggtgcactgtgcactgcttggtgcactgtgcactgcttagtgcactgtgcactgcttagtgcactgtgcactgcttagtgcactgtgcactgcttggtgcactgtgcactgcttagtgcactgtgcactgcttaGTGAACTGcttggtgcactgtgcactgcttaGTGAACTGcttggtgcactgtgcactgcttaGTGAACTCcttggtgcactgtgcactgcttggtgcactgtgcactgcttaGTGCACTGcatggtgcactgtgcactgcttgGGGCACTGCTTGGTGTACTGTGCACTGCTTGGGGCACTGTGCACTGcttggtgcactgtgcactgctttGTGCACTGATTTGTGCACTGcatggtgcactgtgcactgcttgGTGTACTGTGCACTGCTTGGTGTACTGTGCACTActtggtgcactgtgcactgcttgGTGTACTGTGCACTGCTTGGTGCACTGCTTGGTGTACTGTGCACTGCTTTGTGCACTGcatggtgcactgtgcactgcttgGTGTACTGTGCACTGCTTGGTGTACTGTGCACTGcttggtgcactgtgcactgcttggtgcactgtgcactgcttggtgcactgtgcactgcttggtgcactgtgcactgcttgGTGCACTGCTTAGTGTACTGTGCACTGcttggtgcactgtgcactgcttaGTGAACTGcttggtgcactgtgcactgcttggtgcactgtgcactgtgcactgcttgGTGTACTGTGCACTGcttggtgcactgtgcactgcttagtgcactgtgcactgcttgGTGTACTGTGCACTGcttggtgcactgtgcactgcttaGTGCACTGcatggtgcactgtgcactgcttgGTGTACTGTGCACTGcttggtgcactgtgcactgcttaGTGCACTGcatggtgcactgtgcactgcttgGTGTACTGTGCACTGCTTGGTGCACTACTTGGTGTACTGTGCACTGcttggtgcactgtgcactgtgcACTActtggtgcactgtgcactgtgcACTActtggtgcactgtgcactgcttgGTGCACGGTACACTGCAATAATTCAGAAGTGGGAAATCTTGAGAGACCATTCTCTCACATGGATATTACAATGATATAGGTCGTGTGTAGTAATATTACAATGATATAGGTCGTGAGTAGTGATGTTACAATGATATAGGTCGTGTATAGTAATATTACAATGATATAGGTCGTGTATAGTAATATTACAATGATATAGGTCGTGTGTAGTAATATTACAATGATATAGGTCATGTGTAGTGTTGTTACAATGATATAGGACGTGTGTAGTGTTGTTACAATGATAtaggtagtgtgtagtgatgtTACAATGATAtaggtagtgtgtagtgatgtTACAATGATATAGGACGTGTGTAGTGTTGTTACAATGATATAGGACGTGTGTAGTGATGTTACAATGATataggtcgtgtgtagtgttgttaCAATGATATAGGACGTGTGTAGTGATGTTACAATGATAtaggtagtgtgtagtgatgtTACAATGATATAGGACGTGTGTAGTGTTGTTACAATGATATAGGACGTGTGTAGTGATGTTACAATGAtataggtagtgtgtagtgttgttACAATGATATAAGACGTGTGTAGTGATGTTACAATGATAtaggtagtgtgtagtgatgtTACAATGATATAGGTCTTGTGTAGTGTTGTTACAATGATATTGGTCGTGTGTAGTATTATTACAATGGTATAGGTCGTGTTATAGGTCATGTGTAGGTGGATATAAAGTAGCAGTCTGAGGAGCGCTCAGGGAAATATGGAGAACGAGAATGGGTTCAGGGGAGACGCCAGTAACACTGAAATCAGCAGATAGCTccactacacaagggaggtagtataGCTTTAACAAACATCTATTAACCAGCTACTCTAACATCACTCACAATAACAGTTCTTGAAAgattgattaggaatcaaatttttgTGGAGAACAATGAACTTGTCAACGAGGGAAGACCATGTTTTCCAATCACTTAGTCAATCACTATGACAAAACCATAGAGACATATGAAAAAAAATGCAAATGTTGCATACTCAGGCTTTGCAAAGACATTTGGTCAGTGTGATCATGGAGTGCTAGGCATAAAATTAAATCAATTGGAATCAGGTGTAAGGCAGTGCACTGGATTTTAAATTTTCTGTCAAATTGAAAGCAGacattaacagtcaatcaaatcaaatcagtaCCAGGCACAGTCAAAGATTCTGTGCCCCaggacacagtccttgcaccattaTTCCTTCGCAGTCTCACattagatacacacacacacacacactagtcatCGCCTCGCGTCATCCTTTgcaaatgatacaaaaattagCTTGGTAACTACCTCTGTAGAAAGCACTGAACAACTACAAGCCGTTGTTAATAACGTCTTCGACTTGGCAACATAAAATATGTCAAACAGCGATCAATGGGCCATTAAGCATTCAGTTCCTCGCTCCTCTCATGACCTACATTATTACACAAAGTTTTCCACCTCACAGGAAACCTTGTCTTCCTGCCTCTATATCTCCCAACTCTGTATCATATTGTAAACACCTCTCAAAACGTGTTCAGTTACCGGTGAAGCTGTAGACTATAACGGTACAAGGTCAAGCGCTCGTGAATCACCGGTGGCTGTTGGTGCGGTGTGGCGCCCTGCTGGCTGCtgtatggtgtggtgtggcgccctgctgaatgctttatggtggggtgtggcgccctgctggctgctgtatggtgtggtgtggcgccctgctgaatgctttatggtggggtgtggcgtcCAGCTGACTGCTGCAAGGTAGGGTGTGGTGCCGTGCTGGCTGCTTTATTTTGGGATGTGGCGCCCTGCTGGCTGTTTTGTGATGGGATGTGGCaccctgctgactgctgtatggtagggatgtggcgccctgctggctgcagtatggtggggtgtggcaccTTGCTGACTGatttatggtggggtgtggcgccctgctgGCTGCTTTATGGTGGGATGTGGCGCCCTGTTGGCTGCTTTATGGTGGGATGTGGCGCCTTGCTTTCTGCTTTATGGTTGGATGTGGCGCCCTGTTGGCTGCTTTATGGTGGGATGTGGCGCCCTGCGGGCTGCTGAATGGTGGGTATGGCGCCCTGCTGGCTGCTTTATGGTGGGATGTGGTGCATTGCTGGCTGCTTTATGGTTAGGTGTGGCGCCCAGCTGACTGCTTTATAGTTGGCTGTGACGCCCTGCTGACTGCTTTATGAAGAAATGTGGCGCCCTGCTGGCTGCTTTATGGTGGGATTTGGCGCCCTGCGGGCTGCTTTATGGTGGGATGTGGCGCCCTGCTTTCTGCTGTATGGTAGGGTGTGACGCCCTGCTGTATGCTTTAAGGTGGGATGTGGCGCCCTGCTGGCTGCTTTATGGTGGGATAtggcgccctgctgactgctgtatggtggggtgtggcgccctgTTGGCTGCTGAATCGTGGGATGTGTTGCCCTGCTTGCTGCTTTTTAGAGGGATGTGGCGCCCTGCTGACttctgtatggtggggtgtgacgCCGTGGTGgctgctgtatggtggggtgtggcgccctgctgactgctgtatggtgggaTGTGGTGCCCTGTTCGCTGCTTTATGGTGGGGTGTAgcgccctgctgactgctgtatggtggggtgtggtgcccTGCTGGCTGCTCTATGGTTAggtgtggcgccctgctgactgctgtatggtggggtgtggcaccATGCAAgctgctgtatggtggggtgtgtcgcTCTGCTGGCTGCTTTATATTGGGATGTGGCACCCTGCTGGCTGCTGAATGGTAGGATGTGGCGTCAAGCTGACTGCTGCAAGGTAGGGTGTGGTGCCCTGCTGCCtgcagtatggtggggtgtggcacaTTGCTGACTGctttatggtggggtgtggcctgctggctgctgtatggtggggtgaTGCGCCCTGCTGGCTGCTTTATGGTGGGATTTGGCTCCCTGTTGGCTGCTTTATGGTGGGATGTGGTGCCTTGCTTTCTGCTTTATGGCTGGATGTGGCGCCCTGCTGGCTGCTTTATGGTGGGATGTTGCGCTCTGCTGGCTGCTTTATGGTGGGATGTGGCGCCCTGCTGGCTGATATATGGTGGGATGTGGCGCCCTGCTGTATGGTGGGTTTTGGCGCCTTGCTAGCTGCTTTATGGTGGGATATGAcgccctgctgactgctgtatggtggggtgtggcactCTGCTGGCTTCTCTATGGTGGGACgtggcgccctgctgactgctgtatggtgggaTGTGGCGCCCTGCTGGCTGCTTTATTGATGGGTGTGGCGCCCTGTTGACTGCCGTATTGTggggtgtggcgccctgctgGCTGCTTTATCGTTGAGTGTGGCGCCCTGCGGACTGCTTCATGGTTAGGTGTGACGCCCTGCTGACTGCCTTATGGTAGGATGTGGCGCCCTGCTGGCTGCTTTATGGTGGGAtgtggcgccctgctgactgctgtatggtggggtgtggcgctCTGTGGGCTGGTCAATGGTGGGACgtggcgccctgctgactgctgtatggtgggaTGTGGCGCCCTGCTGGCTGCTTTATTGTTgggtgtggcgccctgctgactgctgtatggtggggtgtggcggcCTGCTGGCTGCTTTATCGTTGAgtgtggcgccctgctgactgctTCATGGTTGGGTGTGACGCCCTGCTGACTGCCTTATGGTGGGATGTGGCGCCCTGCTGGCTGCTTTATGGTGGGATGTGGCGCCCTGCTGGCTGCTTTATGGTGGGGTGTAGCGCACTGTTGGCTGCTGAATCTTGGGGTGTGTCGCCCTGCTGGCTGCTTTATAGTGGGATGTGGCGCCGTATTGgctgctgtatggtggggtgttgCACCCTGCTGACTTCTGTATGGTGGGATGTGGTGCCCTGTTGGCTGCTTTATGGTGGGGTGTAgcgccctgctgactgctgtatggtggggtgtagtgCCCTGCTGGCTGCTCTATGGTTAggtgtggcgccctgctgactgTCTTATGG
The window above is part of the Procambarus clarkii isolate CNS0578487 chromosome 16, FALCON_Pclarkii_2.0, whole genome shotgun sequence genome. Proteins encoded here:
- the LOC138365374 gene encoding uncharacterized protein DKFZp434B061-like — its product is MTIPRLCHSSPSRRLSNGSPSRRLSDCSPSRRLSNGSPSRRLSDCSPSRRLSNGSPSRRLSNGSPSRRLSHSSPSRRLSNGSPSRRLSHSSPSRLLSNGSPSRRLSNGSPSRRLSNGSPSGRLSNGSPSRRLSNGSPSRRLSNGSPSRRLSNGSPSRRLSNGSPSRRLSNGSPSRLLSNGSPSRRLSNGSPSRRLSNGSPSRLLSNGSPSRRLSNGSPSRRLSNGSPSRRLSNGSPSRRLSNGSPSRRLSNGSPSRRLSNGSPSRRLSNGSPSRLLSNGSPSRLLSNGSPSRRLSNGSPSRRLSNGSPSRLLSNGSPSRRLSNGSPSRRLSNGSPSRRLSNGSPSRRLSNGSPSRLLSNGSPSRRLSNGSPSRRLSNGSPSRLLSNGSPSRRLSNGSPSRRLSNGSPSRRLSNGSPSRRLSNGSPSRLLSNGSPSRRLSHSSPSRLLSDSPLSPASVESLLPPPGTVQPVHSLTLLGSVMDA